The Fusobacterium pseudoperiodonticum DNA window CATGTTATTGGAGAAAAGGGAGAAACAGTTCACTTCTTCAATGAAGAATTAAAAATTGTAGGAAGATTGAAACAAACAGGTATAGGTTTTGATGCCACTGTTTTTGTCAATCAAAATACTGCAAAAAAATTAGCAAGAGCTTCTGAAAGAATAACAGCTAACAAGGTTGCCGAAGAAGATGTTATTTCTTCTGTTATGATAAAGGTAAAGCCTGGAGTAGATTCTGTAAAATTAGCTTCAAAAATATCAAAAGAACTATCAAAAGAAGGTATTTTTGCAATGTTCAGCAAAAAATTTGTAAATTCTATATCTTCTAATTTAAAAGTTCTAGCTACAAGTGTTTTAATTTTAGTAGTTGCAATTTGGCTATTATCAGTTATAATCTTAAGTATAAGTTTCACTGCAATATTTAATGAAAGAAAAAAAGAAATGGCTGTGTTAAGAGTGTTAGGTGCTTCAAAGAAGATGTTGAGAAACATTATTATAAAAGAGGCTGTAATATTATCCCTTATAGGAGCAGGAATAGGAAGTTTCTTAGGATTTATTCTATCTATTATAGAATTACCTTTGATAGCTTCAAAGTTCTCAATGCCATTCTTATCTCCAAGTATACTTCAGTATATAGGAATATTTGTTTTAAGCTTTGTTTTAGCTGTTATTATAGGCCCTCTTTCAACAGTTAGAGTTGTAAAAAAACTGACTGATAAAGATAGTTACTTGAGTTTAAGAGAAGAAATGTAGGGGGAGCTATGTTAGAAATAAAAAATATATCTAAGTCTTATAGTAGACAGGGGAAAGATTTTTTTGCAGTTAAAGATGTAAACTTAAATATTTCAGATGGAGATTTCATTCATATAATTGGAAGAAGTGGAAGTGGAAAATCAACTTTTTTAAATATAGTTGCTGGACTTTTATCAGCAGATAAGGGAAGTCTTTCACTTGACGGAACAAACTATATGGAACTTCCTGATGAAGAAAAATCTGAATTTAGAAATAAGAATATTGGCTTTATTCCACAATCACCAGCACTTTTATCTTATCTAAATGTTTTAGAAAATATTAGATTACCTTATGATATGTATGAAAAAGATGGAGATTCAGAAGGGAAAGCTAGATATTTCTTGAATGAATTAGGTCTTGAACATTTAGCAAAGTCTTATCCAAAAGAATTATCAGGTGGAGAATTAAGAAGAATAATAATTGCTAGAGCTTTAATGACTGAGCCTAAAATACTTATTGCAGATGAACCAACTTCTGATTTGGATATAGAAGCAACTAAGGAAGTTATGGATTTATTAAAGAAAATCAATGAAAAAGGGACAACAGTCCTAGTGGTAACACACGAATTAGATACTTTGAAGTATGGTAAAAAAGTTTATACTATGTCAGAGGGGATATTAGAAGATGGAAAGAAATTATAAAAATAAATATACTAGCTACTTGCCAGCCATTAGTGTTTCAAGAGCTCCACAAAGGCTCTCTCAACAATAATGGACGTCGCAGTAGCTATAAGAAAAATTTATTTTTATAATTAAACTAAGAAAAAAGGAAATTAAATTTTAGGGAGGAAATGGATGTTAAAAAAATTGTTAGTGGGATTAGCTATGCTAAC harbors:
- a CDS encoding ABC transporter permease, whose amino-acid sequence is MSKRIDANSLAMENIRQRKTRSTCMILLVALFSIIVYMGSMFSLSLSRGLESLSDRLGADVIVVPAGYKAEIESVLLKGEPSTFYLPADTMDKLKKFDEIEKMTAQTYVATLSASCCSYPVQIIGIDIDTDFLIYPWITHNIDKELKDGEAIVGSHVIGEKGETVHFFNEELKIVGRLKQTGIGFDATVFVNQNTAKKLARASERITANKVAEEDVISSVMIKVKPGVDSVKLASKISKELSKEGIFAMFSKKFVNSISSNLKVLATSVLILVVAIWLLSVIILSISFTAIFNERKKEMAVLRVLGASKKMLRNIIIKEAVILSLIGAGIGSFLGFILSIIELPLIASKFSMPFLSPSILQYIGIFVLSFVLAVIIGPLSTVRVVKKLTDKDSYLSLREEM
- a CDS encoding ABC transporter ATP-binding protein — protein: MLEIKNISKSYSRQGKDFFAVKDVNLNISDGDFIHIIGRSGSGKSTFLNIVAGLLSADKGSLSLDGTNYMELPDEEKSEFRNKNIGFIPQSPALLSYLNVLENIRLPYDMYEKDGDSEGKARYFLNELGLEHLAKSYPKELSGGELRRIIIARALMTEPKILIADEPTSDLDIEATKEVMDLLKKINEKGTTVLVVTHELDTLKYGKKVYTMSEGILEDGKKL